One window of uncultured Trichococcus sp. genomic DNA carries:
- the nirB gene encoding nitrite reductase large subunit NirB codes for MREHLVLIGNGMAGVRLVEEILERDPERYDITIIGKECYPNYNRIMLSNVLQNKMTVDEIITNPYTWYEENNVTLVNEDPAVGVDTANKLVTSEKGMKIPYDKLVIATGSHPFILPIPGSQKDGVVAFRTIDDTAEMMEAAGKHKKAVVIGGGLLGLEAAKGLQLQGMDVTVVHLAKWLMETQLDERAGKLLQGDLEAQGLKFLLEHATTEILGDERVTGLRFKDGTTIDTDLVVMSIGIRPAAELAREAGLEVNRGIVVNDFMETNLPAIYAIGECVEHDGKTYGLVAPLFEQGKVLADVLTGIEAKPYQGSKTFTSLKVSGCDLYSAGNIMDTEGMQSIEAFDGVNRNYKKVFIKDNRIEGIVLYGETADGNRYYNMMKKGQEIADLQSIAILQAAGEEAGSDDVVAWDDDETVCGCNGVTKGDIIRGIRDKGLTNVAEVGKVTKAGTSCGKCKPQVQTLLEHELGEGVTAATGICSCTDLNRDQVMTQIYAKHLTTSSDVFRELHFANPEGCAKCRPAVNFYLNVAFPNEHKDERQSRYVNERMHANIQKDGTFSVIPRMRGGQTNPQQLLQIAKVAEKYNVPLVKVTGSQRIGLYGVKKQDLPAIWKELDMVSAQAYAKAFRSVKTCVGKNFCRFGTQDSMGLGIKLEERFEFIDTPHKFKVGVSACPRSCVESGVKDFGIICVENGYQIYIGGNGGTEVKEALLLTTVETEEEVIEYCGALLQYYRETGIYGERTAPWMERLGFEAVKHILGDAAKREALIKALDVATAVKRKDPWHEVVGDRDIQEKMYSIDRRELVTVGD; via the coding sequence ATGAGAGAACATTTGGTCTTGATCGGAAACGGTATGGCAGGGGTTCGTTTGGTTGAAGAAATTCTGGAAAGAGATCCTGAACGCTATGATATCACAATCATCGGGAAGGAATGCTACCCGAATTACAATCGTATCATGCTGTCCAATGTGCTGCAGAATAAAATGACGGTGGATGAAATCATCACCAATCCATATACATGGTACGAAGAGAACAATGTCACGCTGGTAAACGAAGATCCGGCTGTCGGAGTCGATACAGCGAACAAGTTGGTCACAAGCGAAAAAGGGATGAAGATCCCTTACGATAAATTGGTTATTGCAACAGGTTCCCATCCATTCATTTTACCGATACCCGGTTCGCAGAAAGACGGCGTAGTCGCTTTCCGCACCATCGATGATACGGCTGAAATGATGGAAGCTGCAGGCAAGCACAAGAAAGCTGTCGTCATCGGCGGCGGTCTGCTTGGGTTGGAAGCCGCGAAAGGGCTGCAGCTGCAGGGAATGGACGTCACCGTTGTCCATTTGGCCAAATGGTTGATGGAAACCCAACTGGATGAAAGAGCAGGCAAATTGTTGCAGGGGGATCTTGAGGCACAGGGGCTGAAATTCCTGCTGGAACACGCGACAACCGAAATATTGGGTGACGAGCGTGTCACCGGCCTGCGCTTCAAGGACGGCACTACGATCGATACGGATCTTGTCGTCATGTCGATCGGTATCCGACCAGCTGCCGAATTGGCGCGCGAAGCCGGGTTGGAAGTAAACCGCGGGATCGTCGTCAATGACTTCATGGAAACCAATCTGCCGGCGATCTATGCAATCGGTGAATGTGTCGAGCATGACGGAAAAACCTATGGCTTGGTTGCCCCGCTCTTTGAACAAGGAAAAGTCCTGGCCGACGTATTGACAGGCATCGAAGCTAAACCATACCAAGGATCCAAGACGTTCACTTCCTTGAAGGTTTCCGGATGCGATCTGTATTCAGCCGGGAACATCATGGACACTGAAGGGATGCAGAGCATCGAAGCTTTCGATGGTGTCAACAGGAACTACAAGAAAGTGTTCATCAAGGACAACCGAATCGAAGGGATCGTCCTCTACGGCGAAACAGCGGACGGCAACCGTTACTACAACATGATGAAAAAAGGCCAGGAAATCGCTGATCTGCAATCCATCGCGATCCTGCAGGCCGCCGGTGAAGAGGCAGGCAGCGACGATGTCGTTGCCTGGGATGATGATGAGACCGTCTGCGGCTGCAACGGCGTCACGAAAGGCGACATCATCAGGGGCATCCGTGACAAAGGCTTGACAAATGTAGCTGAAGTCGGAAAAGTCACCAAAGCCGGAACCAGTTGCGGAAAATGCAAGCCGCAAGTCCAGACTTTGTTGGAGCACGAACTGGGTGAGGGCGTCACTGCTGCAACAGGCATCTGTTCCTGCACGGATTTGAACAGGGACCAGGTCATGACTCAGATTTATGCGAAGCATCTGACGACCAGCTCGGATGTATTCAGGGAACTGCATTTTGCAAATCCTGAGGGCTGCGCGAAATGCAGACCAGCAGTCAATTTTTATTTGAACGTCGCCTTCCCGAACGAACACAAAGATGAGCGCCAATCACGCTATGTGAACGAGCGCATGCATGCCAATATCCAAAAGGACGGAACATTCTCGGTCATTCCGAGAATGAGGGGCGGCCAGACGAATCCGCAACAACTACTGCAGATAGCCAAAGTAGCCGAAAAGTACAACGTGCCTTTGGTGAAAGTCACCGGCAGCCAACGGATCGGCCTCTACGGCGTCAAGAAGCAGGATCTTCCGGCCATCTGGAAAGAGTTGGATATGGTCTCTGCGCAGGCTTACGCGAAGGCCTTCCGCTCGGTCAAAACCTGCGTCGGCAAAAACTTCTGCAGATTCGGGACACAGGATTCGATGGGGCTTGGCATCAAATTGGAAGAACGCTTTGAGTTCATCGATACGCCGCACAAATTCAAAGTCGGCGTATCGGCTTGTCCGCGCAGCTGCGTAGAATCCGGCGTGAAGGATTTCGGCATCATCTGTGTCGAGAACGGCTATCAGATTTATATCGGCGGCAATGGCGGGACTGAAGTCAAGGAAGCCTTGCTGCTTACGACCGTGGAAACGGAAGAAGAAGTTATCGAATATTGCGGCGCCTTGCTGCAGTACTATCGTGAAACCGGCATTTACGGCGAGAGAACCGCTCCATGGATGGAACGGTTAGGGTTTGAGGCCGTCAAGCACATACTGGGCGATGCCGCCAAGCGCGAGGCCTTGATCAAGGCTTTGGATGTGGCAACTGCAGTGAAACGGAAAGATCCATGGCACGAAGTCGTCGGCGATCGCGATATCCAGGAAAAAATGTATTCGATAGACAGAAGAGAACTTGTAACGGTGGGTGATTAA
- a CDS encoding bifunctional precorrin-2 dehydrogenase/sirohydrochlorin ferrochelatase, with amino-acid sequence MYPMMVDISKRKVVVVGGGKIATRKLRELIRCGAQPTVVAPAVSQEIQEWAEGGKALLVRRIYQSGDLDDATFVFICTDDPATNKAARSEVGPYQFMNDTTDCSNSDFINLATLRQQEYLVAVSTYGNDPRKAKQILNEIAEKINPTQA; translated from the coding sequence ATGTATCCGATGATGGTCGACATCAGCAAACGCAAAGTAGTGGTGGTCGGAGGCGGCAAAATCGCTACGCGGAAACTACGAGAATTGATCCGTTGCGGGGCTCAGCCGACCGTCGTCGCGCCTGCCGTGAGTCAGGAAATCCAGGAATGGGCAGAAGGCGGCAAAGCATTACTGGTCAGGCGGATTTACCAATCCGGTGATCTTGATGATGCAACATTCGTCTTCATCTGCACAGATGATCCGGCTACAAACAAAGCCGCAAGGTCGGAGGTCGGACCCTATCAATTCATGAACGACACGACCGATTGCAGCAACAGCGACTTCATCAATCTTGCTACGCTGCGCCAGCAAGAATACCTGGTGGCTGTCTCCACTTACGGGAATGATCCGCGGAAAGCCAAACAGATACTTAATGAGATTGCCGAAAAAATAAATCCGACTCAAGCCTAG
- a CDS encoding CbiX/SirB N-terminal domain-containing protein, which yields MKSGIMYVLHGRKTSIPQQLLNIVKDFTDTLDLPQAIGMLEGQQQTLEDAVKLLEEQAVGKIIVVPVLLFPATHAREDIPQRMKACAAVPFEICATLGTTRAVYGWLKGRLQEVAESHPTLPVMLVAHGTTHYPEPAEQLERIAAALRSDLGRDVFATNHLGEPHYQTISGEHPYIVQRLFFTDGYLAKKIGVWFEKKRPQDVLLEQLLDAEAIHAALKERLEDAGCIR from the coding sequence ATGAAAAGCGGAATCATGTACGTACTGCATGGCAGAAAAACCAGCATCCCGCAACAACTTTTGAATATCGTCAAAGATTTCACCGATACATTGGACCTGCCGCAAGCAATCGGGATGCTGGAAGGGCAACAGCAGACATTGGAAGACGCAGTCAAGTTGCTTGAGGAACAGGCAGTGGGAAAGATTATTGTCGTCCCGGTACTGCTTTTTCCGGCTACGCACGCAAGGGAAGATATCCCGCAGCGCATGAAAGCTTGTGCTGCAGTTCCGTTTGAAATCTGCGCTACACTCGGGACGACGCGCGCTGTTTACGGGTGGCTGAAAGGTCGATTGCAGGAAGTGGCCGAGAGCCATCCAACGTTGCCGGTCATGCTGGTTGCGCATGGCACTACCCATTATCCTGAGCCTGCCGAACAACTGGAAAGGATTGCCGCTGCCTTGAGATCAGATTTAGGCCGAGATGTCTTCGCCACGAATCATCTGGGGGAACCGCATTATCAAACAATATCCGGAGAACACCCCTACATCGTGCAACGGTTGTTTTTCACAGATGGGTATCTGGCCAAGAAAATAGGTGTCTGGTTCGAAAAAAAACGGCCCCAAGATGTGCTGCTGGAACAGTTGCTTGATGCAGAAGCCATCCATGCTGCGCTTAAGGAACGATTGGAGGATGCCGGATGTATCCGATGA
- a CDS encoding response regulator transcription factor — protein sequence MKIIIADDHALVRNALTFMLNAQPDMEVVGDAADGNEVFMKLENTQADLVLMDISMPPGENGLHTTRRIKETHPEIKVIVLTMHDEESYVREALNAGADGFILKSTTDDILLEGIRQVYANQRYYSGYTNDSLDEMDTFEGDGLYASLSKREKEVLPLVALGYNNRDIAEKLFISVKTVEVHKANIRKKLKVDSYADLLRYSVKNHLVDF from the coding sequence ATGAAAATCATAATAGCAGACGACCATGCACTGGTGCGCAACGCGCTGACCTTCATGTTGAATGCGCAACCGGACATGGAGGTCGTCGGAGATGCCGCTGACGGCAACGAAGTTTTCATGAAGCTGGAAAATACGCAGGCGGATCTTGTTTTGATGGACATCAGTATGCCTCCGGGGGAAAACGGTTTGCATACGACGCGGCGGATCAAAGAAACGCATCCTGAGATCAAAGTGATTGTCTTGACGATGCATGATGAGGAAAGCTATGTGAGGGAAGCGTTGAATGCGGGAGCCGATGGTTTCATCCTCAAAAGCACAACCGACGACATCTTGCTGGAGGGCATCCGGCAAGTCTACGCCAATCAGCGCTACTACAGCGGCTATACAAATGACAGCCTGGATGAGATGGATACTTTTGAGGGCGACGGCCTCTACGCCAGTCTTTCGAAACGGGAAAAAGAGGTGCTGCCGCTCGTCGCTTTGGGCTACAACAACAGGGACATTGCCGAAAAACTGTTCATTTCCGTCAAAACGGTAGAAGTGCATAAAGCAAATATCAGAAAAAAACTGAAGGTCGACAGTTATGCGGATCTCTTGCGCTACAGCGTGAAAAATCATTTGGTCGATTTCTAG
- a CDS encoding sensor histidine kinase, whose protein sequence is MNDPTDRISKTLPQPTWLMDADYTIIDRNAQAEKFEKDYLISMEYAVEVAKGTCCAFQTDKRACKNCPLENKWAASDGFPITFMGRDGVSYEFFGKLLKREKNWMLEIRYIDKPFESEGKSMLTYLNEARESEQKRIARELHDGIAQSIYSLMLETRGLKWTPVEDHQQKLQAIDRHFADVLLEIKSLATELRPSILDDVGLIPAINQFVEQTMQMTGFIINVIVEGNRRDLNSRGNVVIYRSIQEAISNALKYSGENEASIALDFGQKELRVTIADEGKGFIYDPYHLGFGLLNLRERAHSVGGTMEVETGIGKGTRITMIVPYKEGMS, encoded by the coding sequence ATGAATGATCCAACTGACCGCATTTCCAAAACTTTGCCCCAACCGACTTGGCTCATGGATGCCGACTATACAATAATCGACAGGAATGCACAGGCAGAAAAGTTCGAGAAGGATTATCTCATTTCAATGGAATATGCCGTAGAGGTCGCCAAGGGCACTTGCTGCGCTTTCCAAACGGATAAAAGAGCCTGCAAGAATTGTCCGCTCGAGAACAAATGGGCGGCTTCCGACGGGTTCCCGATCACTTTTATGGGCCGGGATGGGGTATCTTATGAATTTTTCGGAAAACTCCTGAAAAGGGAAAAAAACTGGATGCTGGAGATCCGCTATATCGATAAGCCCTTTGAATCCGAGGGAAAAAGCATGCTGACCTACTTGAACGAAGCGCGCGAGAGTGAGCAGAAAAGAATTGCGCGGGAACTACATGACGGGATCGCGCAGAGCATCTACAGCTTGATGCTGGAAACAAGAGGGCTGAAGTGGACGCCGGTTGAAGACCATCAGCAGAAACTTCAGGCGATCGATCGGCATTTTGCGGACGTCCTTTTGGAAATCAAGAGTTTGGCTACCGAACTGCGGCCGAGCATTTTGGATGATGTCGGGCTTATCCCGGCGATAAATCAGTTTGTCGAACAGACAATGCAAATGACAGGATTCATCATCAATGTTATCGTTGAGGGGAATCGGCGTGATCTAAACAGTCGAGGGAATGTCGTCATCTACCGCAGCATCCAGGAGGCAATCTCGAATGCTTTGAAATATTCCGGAGAGAATGAAGCGTCCATCGCCCTTGATTTTGGGCAAAAGGAACTGCGGGTCACGATTGCGGATGAAGGGAAAGGGTTCATCTACGATCCTTATCATCTGGGGTTCGGACTGCTGAACTTGCGGGAACGCGCCCATTCTGTAGGCGGGACAATGGAAGTCGAAACAGGTATAGGAAAAGGGACACGCATCACTATGATCGTACCTTACAAGGAGGGGATGTCATGA
- a CDS encoding GAF domain-containing protein has protein sequence MSQIDVWLQKKKKEWQADFLGLAQDVAPPCQQTELRWRHVAGNTSDHYKTIRLRIGKGIAGEVWRTGREQRAAEIQSDSQNLLKYPIARLEKLDTTIGIPIMKNGIIQAVLLLGYRHPIDSDLADMTAVYAALPGLAALLEEEGHKDE, from the coding sequence ATGTCACAAATAGATGTGTGGTTGCAAAAGAAAAAAAAGGAATGGCAGGCGGATTTTTTAGGCTTGGCTCAGGATGTTGCCCCGCCCTGCCAACAAACCGAACTGCGTTGGAGGCATGTAGCCGGAAATACAAGCGATCACTACAAAACGATCCGCCTACGGATCGGTAAAGGCATCGCCGGCGAAGTTTGGCGCACCGGCCGGGAACAACGCGCCGCTGAAATTCAATCAGACAGCCAGAATCTTTTGAAGTATCCAATCGCAAGGCTTGAAAAGCTTGATACGACAATCGGCATTCCGATAATGAAGAACGGCATCATTCAAGCGGTTTTGTTGCTGGGATACCGCCATCCGATCGATTCCGATTTAGCCGATATGACTGCTGTCTATGCAGCTTTGCCGGGCTTGGCGGCCCTATTGGAAGAGGAGGGGCACAAAGATGAATGA
- a CDS encoding amino acid permease, whose amino-acid sequence MKQIKSLSFFNLVLIIVMTVYSFSSMSSSFFMMGLKSFPWFLISAFFYFIPYALIVSEYTRSYSNRTGGIYDWLKDAFSPRIAFITAFLWYCSYFTWIISLFMKLLIPFTIMLFGQDLTSAEQWFGIDTTYWIMVLSLVAVFCMTWVINRGHQAVFSFLKTSSYAMVGLLLISGVGNLLLMVNNPQLIAQNMQQSLAAPSFFKGTSDSFLSQLPFFIFAITAFGGLDTIASLVDKSGQQRKKFPKALIISAVVIVVLYFGGIMLWSGANNLNVLRETDQFHLGNLMYGLMGSLANNISISFGLSASAQAFLYQAFIRYTAFTLFVAYIGLLSSITYTPLKSLIQGTPKEIWPQFLTKINHKQMPQTALWIQASVVSVCIIGLSLNSTILGALFNQLTYMTNVARAIPYFVVAASYPFYRIKNPGLLKHSLIASHWQGYLCSLSVCTATLIAITFQVYQPFHTGEYVQALLLIVGPILFGLLGSSIYQRFEKKRTQLFLEDNL is encoded by the coding sequence ATGAAACAAATCAAAAGTCTATCATTTTTCAATCTGGTTCTGATCATCGTCATGACCGTATACTCTTTTTCAAGTATGTCGTCCTCTTTTTTCATGATGGGTCTGAAATCATTCCCTTGGTTTTTGATCAGCGCGTTTTTTTATTTTATCCCCTATGCCCTTATTGTATCAGAATATACGCGCAGCTATTCGAATCGCACTGGGGGCATCTATGATTGGCTGAAGGATGCTTTCTCACCGCGTATCGCTTTCATTACCGCCTTCCTGTGGTACTGCAGCTACTTCACGTGGATCATCAGCCTCTTCATGAAATTGTTGATTCCTTTCACCATCATGCTTTTCGGACAGGACTTGACTTCCGCTGAGCAATGGTTCGGCATCGACACGACCTACTGGATTATGGTTCTCTCACTTGTGGCTGTATTTTGCATGACTTGGGTGATCAACCGTGGGCACCAGGCCGTCTTTTCATTTTTGAAGACGAGCAGCTATGCAATGGTCGGCCTGCTGCTCATTTCCGGAGTCGGTAATCTGTTGCTGATGGTGAACAATCCGCAACTCATCGCTCAAAATATGCAGCAGAGCCTGGCCGCCCCGAGTTTCTTCAAAGGGACCAGTGATTCATTCCTTTCGCAGCTGCCCTTCTTTATTTTCGCCATCACCGCATTCGGCGGATTGGACACGATCGCCAGCCTTGTAGACAAATCCGGCCAACAAAGAAAGAAATTTCCGAAAGCATTGATCATCAGCGCTGTGGTCATCGTCGTCCTTTATTTCGGCGGCATCATGCTATGGAGCGGTGCGAATAACCTGAATGTATTGCGGGAAACGGATCAGTTCCATCTCGGAAATTTGATGTACGGTTTGATGGGCAGTCTTGCCAACAACATCAGCATTTCCTTCGGTCTGTCGGCATCCGCTCAGGCATTCCTATATCAAGCGTTCATACGCTATACTGCCTTCACCTTGTTTGTAGCCTATATCGGGTTGCTGTCGTCCATCACCTATACACCATTAAAAAGTTTGATTCAGGGCACTCCAAAAGAAATTTGGCCGCAATTCCTGACAAAAATCAACCACAAACAAATGCCACAAACGGCACTTTGGATCCAGGCTTCAGTTGTTTCTGTGTGCATCATAGGCTTATCTTTAAATAGTACCATTTTAGGTGCATTATTCAACCAACTGACCTATATGACGAATGTAGCCCGTGCCATTCCGTATTTCGTCGTAGCCGCAAGTTATCCGTTCTATCGCATCAAGAACCCTGGGCTGCTGAAGCACTCACTGATTGCTTCGCACTGGCAAGGTTACCTTTGCTCGCTGAGCGTCTGCACGGCTACCTTGATCGCCATCACCTTCCAGGTCTACCAGCCGTTCCACACCGGTGAATATGTCCAAGCTTTGTTGCTGATCGTTGGACCGATTCTGTTCGGATTGCTGGGCAGCAGCATCTACCAAAGATTCGAGAAGAAGCGGACACAATTATTCCTTGAAGACAATCTTTAG
- a CDS encoding C39 family peptidase, protein MKKGRLNHILLFSGIFLSLIPLSLIRRAPDETNQTTAESGLILQSEPIVAVQLDVPLLNQLDPPALLLGCEVTSLAMILQYNGITVTKNELADKLPVVPIYYEDGLHGNPNEGFVGDVTGSDYGFCVYHGPIAALASDYIPTARIKDISGQDFDFVIAALDRGNPVWVVTTTTFLSDDELEVWQTPTGPVTISYIMHSVAVVGYDTDSLYINNPYGQKDQKVDRHNFILAWEQMGKQAVYIESMAPDQMEMQSTE, encoded by the coding sequence ATGAAAAAGGGCAGGCTCAACCACATTTTGTTGTTTTCTGGCATTTTTCTCAGTCTGATACCACTAAGTCTCATTCGTAGGGCTCCTGATGAAACCAATCAAACTACGGCAGAATCCGGCTTGATTTTACAGTCCGAACCTATCGTAGCTGTGCAGTTGGATGTGCCGCTCCTGAATCAGCTGGATCCGCCGGCCCTGCTGCTCGGTTGCGAAGTCACCTCGCTTGCCATGATCCTGCAATACAATGGGATAACAGTTACCAAAAATGAGCTCGCTGACAAGCTTCCAGTCGTGCCCATCTACTATGAAGACGGACTGCACGGCAACCCGAATGAGGGGTTTGTCGGCGATGTGACCGGATCGGATTACGGATTTTGCGTCTACCATGGCCCCATCGCGGCATTGGCATCCGACTACATCCCGACCGCTCGCATAAAGGATATAAGCGGACAGGATTTTGATTTTGTCATCGCTGCCTTGGACCGAGGCAATCCCGTTTGGGTCGTCACTACGACCACCTTCCTGTCTGATGATGAATTGGAAGTGTGGCAAACGCCGACAGGTCCGGTCACCATCAGCTACATCATGCACAGCGTTGCGGTCGTCGGATATGACACCGATAGCCTTTATATCAACAATCCATACGGCCAAAAGGACCAAAAAGTCGATCGGCACAACTTTATTCTTGCATGGGAACAGATGGGCAAACAAGCCGTTTACATCGAATCCATGGCGCCCGATCAGATGGAAATGCAATCAACCGAATAG
- the rbfA gene encoding 30S ribosome-binding factor RbfA, whose protein sequence is MANFRAGRIRQEIQREVNDILAKRVKDPRVANVNITDVEITGDLQQATIYYSTLSELASDREKTQQGLDKATGLIRKELGTRLTLYKTPELIFKRDESVAYGSKIDELIRKMHEDEKK, encoded by the coding sequence ATGGCTAATTTCAGAGCCGGAAGAATAAGACAAGAAATACAGCGCGAAGTGAATGATATCCTGGCTAAGCGTGTAAAAGATCCGCGTGTTGCGAATGTAAACATCACTGATGTGGAAATCACCGGAGACTTGCAGCAAGCAACCATCTATTACAGCACTTTGTCGGAACTTGCCAGCGATCGCGAAAAAACGCAACAAGGTTTGGATAAGGCGACTGGCCTTATCCGCAAGGAACTTGGAACGCGTCTGACCCTCTACAAGACACCGGAATTGATCTTTAAACGAGATGAATCAGTGGCTTACGGGAGCAAGATCGATGAATTGATCCGCAAAATGCACGAGGACGAAAAAAAATAG
- the infB gene encoding translation initiation factor IF-2: MEKKRVYEYAKEHKVSSKTVLDKAKQLGIDYHSHMSTMEDGDIKKLNQSISSAAGNQVAKPSAPQSNATQKKQPADNKKTPATGTHKTNDKSELRKNTDMKNKPSNPSSNQKNGSENKGQARTTADKNAKRPAQATSQSGQNRPNTKMNRVDSVSPNKSNDKPVQKTANTTTNTPAKPNRPSYGQSSGGPRSQGRGNNPYNKNKRSKFKKGTTKQGPAVPPRKFRELPETFVYTDGMTVMEVAKKLHREPAEIIKKLFLMGIMVTQNQALGKDALELLAADYGIEAEEKIVQDISDLNSYFEMEENPDELVSRPPVVTIMGHVDHGKTTLLDSLRNTNVIQTEAGGITQHIGAYQVKIDGKPITFLDTPGHAAFTTMRARGADVTDITIIVVAADDGVMPQTIEAINHAKAADVPIIVAVNKIDKPTANPDRVMQELSDQGLVPEAWGGDTIFVNISAKFGQGIDELLEMILLVAEVQELKANPNRLAIGSVIEARLDKSKGPIATVLVQSGTLKIGDPIVVGNTHGRVRVMTNDQGRRVKTAGPAMPVEITGLNAAPQAGDHFVVFEDEKTARQAGEERAKRALMEQRSTQNRVTLDNLFSSLKDGELKEVNVIIKADVQGSVEALAASLQKIEVEGVRVKIVHSAAGAINESDVTLAAASNAIMIGFNVRPTPQAKIQAESENVDIRLHRIIYNAIDEIETAMKGMLDPEFEEQVTGQALIRETYKVSKVGTIGGAFVTDGYIGRNSSIRIIRDNIVIFDGKLASLKRFKDDAKEVKKGFECGVMIEDYNDIRIDDVIEAYHMVEIKK; encoded by the coding sequence ATGGAAAAAAAACGTGTCTACGAGTATGCAAAAGAACACAAGGTATCAAGCAAAACGGTGTTGGATAAAGCAAAACAATTGGGGATCGATTATCATAGCCATATGTCAACCATGGAAGACGGAGACATCAAAAAGTTGAACCAATCCATCTCTTCCGCTGCTGGAAATCAGGTTGCCAAGCCAAGTGCACCGCAATCCAATGCGACACAGAAGAAGCAACCAGCAGACAACAAAAAGACGCCTGCAACCGGAACACATAAAACTAATGATAAGAGTGAACTGAGGAAAAACACAGACATGAAAAATAAACCATCGAATCCTTCTTCGAATCAAAAAAACGGTTCCGAAAATAAAGGACAAGCAAGAACTACTGCAGACAAAAATGCAAAACGGCCGGCGCAAGCCACAAGCCAATCTGGACAAAACCGTCCAAATACTAAAATGAATCGAGTTGACTCTGTTTCGCCAAACAAATCAAATGACAAACCAGTGCAGAAAACTGCAAACACTACTACCAATACGCCAGCCAAACCAAACCGTCCTTCTTACGGTCAAAGTTCAGGTGGACCGCGCAGTCAAGGGAGAGGCAACAATCCCTACAACAAAAACAAACGCTCGAAATTCAAAAAAGGCACAACCAAGCAAGGACCGGCAGTGCCTCCACGCAAATTCCGCGAGTTACCGGAAACATTCGTCTATACAGACGGTATGACGGTAATGGAAGTTGCCAAAAAGCTGCACCGTGAACCAGCCGAAATCATCAAAAAGTTATTCCTGATGGGCATCATGGTCACACAAAACCAGGCATTAGGCAAGGACGCCTTGGAGTTGTTGGCTGCCGATTATGGCATCGAAGCCGAAGAAAAAATTGTTCAGGATATTTCCGATCTGAACAGCTATTTCGAGATGGAAGAAAATCCGGATGAATTGGTTTCAAGACCACCCGTTGTCACAATCATGGGGCACGTCGATCATGGTAAAACGACACTTTTGGATTCTCTGCGCAACACGAACGTGATCCAAACCGAAGCAGGCGGAATCACGCAGCATATCGGCGCTTATCAGGTCAAAATCGACGGTAAACCGATCACGTTCCTTGATACACCAGGACATGCTGCCTTCACGACGATGCGTGCCCGCGGAGCGGATGTCACAGATATCACAATCATCGTTGTCGCAGCTGACGACGGTGTGATGCCACAAACAATTGAAGCCATCAACCATGCGAAAGCGGCTGATGTTCCTATCATTGTTGCCGTTAATAAAATCGACAAACCGACAGCGAATCCGGATCGCGTTATGCAGGAACTGTCCGATCAAGGTTTGGTTCCTGAAGCTTGGGGCGGAGACACGATTTTCGTCAACATCTCGGCTAAGTTCGGACAAGGGATCGATGAATTGCTGGAAATGATCCTATTGGTTGCTGAAGTACAGGAATTGAAAGCTAATCCGAATCGTTTAGCGATCGGTTCCGTCATCGAAGCCCGTTTGGACAAATCCAAAGGCCCGATCGCTACCGTCTTGGTGCAGTCCGGTACTTTGAAAATCGGCGATCCGATCGTAGTCGGAAATACGCATGGTCGTGTCCGCGTAATGACCAACGATCAAGGCAGACGCGTAAAAACGGCTGGACCTGCAATGCCTGTCGAAATCACAGGTTTGAATGCAGCACCGCAAGCCGGTGACCACTTTGTTGTCTTTGAAGATGAGAAGACAGCTCGTCAAGCCGGTGAAGAACGCGCGAAACGTGCCCTAATGGAACAACGTTCAACGCAGAACCGCGTGACCTTGGACAACCTGTTCTCCAGCTTGAAAGACGGAGAGCTGAAGGAAGTCAATGTCATCATCAAAGCTGACGTACAGGGTTCAGTTGAAGCCTTGGCAGCAAGCTTGCAAAAAATTGAGGTCGAAGGTGTCCGTGTCAAAATCGTTCACTCGGCAGCAGGTGCAATCAACGAAAGTGACGTTACCTTGGCTGCAGCCAGCAACGCAATCATGATCGGTTTTAACGTTCGCCCGACGCCTCAAGCGAAGATCCAAGCAGAGAGCGAAAATGTGGATATCCGTCTGCACCGCATCATCTACAACGCCATCGATGAAATCGAAACAGCGATGAAAGGGATGCTGGATCCTGAATTCGAGGAGCAAGTAACCGGCCAAGCGCTTATCCGTGAGACCTATAAAGTTTCTAAAGTCGGCACAATCGGCGGCGCGTTCGTAACCGATGGCTACATCGGAAGAAACAGCAGCATCCGTATCATCCGTGACAACATCGTCATTTTTGACGGCAAACTTGCCAGCTTGAAGCGATTCAAGGATGATGCCAAAGAAGTTAAAAAAGGCTTCGAATGTGGCGTTATGATCGAAGATTACAACGATATCCGCATCGATGACGTCATCGAAGCGTACCATATGGTTGAAATCAAGAAATAA